Proteins co-encoded in one Erinaceus europaeus chromosome 2, mEriEur2.1, whole genome shotgun sequence genomic window:
- the LOC132536963 gene encoding uncharacterized protein LOC132536963, protein MYPHLGKIPIRTRTWLHSRVSLVVSVCRCEASPASWSPQNINNEWRPCGPDLRISQISEDNLATYALWPSLLLVKRSPKASALSSQDCFTVSGTFISGPLCGFCPTPARRSRLSAAWHGALGAGSLHAARLLGAGQQTWQGHGAGLRQPILASTLGHLGPRLLHGWPAHPRAMKSGQIPDDLETAGSLPKLGPLAEISSLGLKTDKLEYAEIHPEIATYNS, encoded by the coding sequence ccgtgtgtctctggttgtctctgtctgccgctgcgaagctagcccagccagctggagcccccaaaaCATTAACAAcgaatggcgcccatgtggacctgacctgcgcatctctcagataagtgaagacaatttggctacctatgcactatggccttctcttctgcttgtgaagagatctccaaaggcctctgccctttcttcacaagactgtttcactgtttctggaacatttatctctggaccactctgtggtttctgcccaacgccagcccgcaggagccggctttccgccgcgtggcacggggcattgggcgccggctccctccacgctgctcggctgctgggagcagggcagcagacatggcagggccatggggcagggctgcggcagcctatcctggcctccaccctggggcaccttggcccacgccttctgcatggctggcccgcccaccctcgtgctatgaagtctggacagatcccggacgacctggagaccgcgggctccctgccgaaactgggccccctggccgagatctccagcttgggtctgaagacagacaagctagaatacgcagagattcatccagagatcgcaacctacaattcctag